One Solanum lycopersicum chromosome 2, SLM_r2.1 genomic region harbors:
- the LOC101246106 gene encoding coniferyl alcohol acyltransferase, with amino-acid sequence MGAKKDFNVKLIKTEVVAAMLPMQEHWLSQSNLDLLLPPVDVGVFLCYQNPIISGILSKNWSFDSMVNVLKVSLGETLVSYYAFAGELIQNLAGEPEILCNNAGVDFIESWADVELKEINFHNPDESIEGKLVPKKKHGVLAVQVTELKCGGVVVGCTFDHRVADAYSFNMFLVSWAELAQSKPLSQLPSFRRSFLTPRCPSFYDPIIDTMYLPISALKQETANIDHDADEIISRIYYVKAEEIRRLQSLANCNNTTFTKLEAFSAFLWKTIASDTNNKFRLGIVVNGRSRLSNGDEEQAKILEGYFGNVLSIPFGEKKVEELKEKSLSWVASAVHEFLEHVVTREHFLGLINWVENHRPEPALARIYATNEDTPALVVSSGQQFPVRKIEFGWGEAVFGSYHFPWEGKSGYVMPMPSPKGNGDWIVYMHMLKGQIDLIEAIASNVFKPLTADYLSLK; translated from the exons ATGGGTGCCAAAAAGGACTTCAATGTGAAGTTGATAAAAACAGAGGTGGTAGCAGCAATGTTGCCAATGCAAGAGCATTGGCTATCACAGTCCAATCTTGATTTGCTTTTACCTCCAGTGGATGTTGGAGTATTCTTATGTTATCAAAATCCCATTATTTCTGGAATATTGTCAAAAAATTGGTCATTTGATTCCATGGTCAATGTTCTTAAGGTGTCTTTGGGTGAGACTTTGGTTTCATACTATGCATTTGCTGGAGAGTTAATTCAAAACCTTGCTGGAGAGCCCGAAATTCTGTGTAACAATGCTGGAGTGGATTTCATAGAATCTTGGGCTGATGTAGAGCTTAAAGAGATCAACTTTCATAATCCGGATGAAAGCATAGAAGGCAAGCTTGTACCAAAGAAGAAGCATGGTGTACTAGCTGTTCAG GTTACAGAACTAAAATGTGGAGGAGTAGTGGTGGGTTGTACATTTGATCATAGAGTTGCTGATGCTTACTCTTTCAACATGTTTCTTGTATCATGGGCTGAGTTAGCTCAGTCCAAACCACTCTCTCAGCTACCATCTTTCAGACGATCTTTTCTTACTCCGCGGTGTCCCTCTTTCTATGATCCTATAATTGATACCATGTACTTACCTATCTCAGCCCTGAAACAGGAAACCGCAAATATTGATCATGATGCTGATGAAATTATAAGTAGAATTTACTATGTTAAGGCCGAAGAAATCAGGCGCCTCCAATCACTAGCCAATTGTAACAACACAACGTTTACTAAACTTGAAGCATTCAGCGCTTTCCTATGGAAAACGATAGCCAGTGATACTAATAACAAGTTCAGGCTTGGAATTGTGGTTAATGGAAGAAGTAGATTAAGCAACGGAGATGAAGAACAAGCCAAGATActagaagggtattttgggaaTGTTCTTTCCATCCCATTTGGGGAAAAAAAAGTTGAGGAACTAAAAGAGAAATCATTGAGTTGGGTTGCAAGTGCAGTGCATGAGTTTCTTGAACATGTTGTGACAAGAGAACATTTTCTTGGGTTAATAAATTGGGTTGAGAATCATCGTCCGGAGCCAGCTCTAGCAAGAATTTATGCCACGAATGAAGATACACCTGCGCTGGTGGTGTCATCGGGGCAACAATTTCCGGTGAGGAAGATTGAGTTTGGATGGGGAGAGGCGGTGTTTGGTTCGTACCATTTTCCATGGGAAGGGAAATCAGGATATGTGATGCCAATGCCAAGTCCAAAAGGAAATGGAGATTGGATTGTTTACATGCATATGTTGAAGGGACAAATTGATTTGATTGAGGCTATTGCGTCAAATGTGTTCAAGCCCCTCACTGCAGATTATCTCAGTTTAAAGTAA
- the LOC101246398 gene encoding berberine bridge enzyme-like 22 produces MGSIQILFVLLFLAKCHSKQEDFLLCLSKYSKNNTTQNIYTPNSPTYSSILEYAQKKPRWLNSSHPNFIASPKEESEIRPIILCSKKVGLQIKIKSGGHDYEGISYRSKSRFVMLDLSNLNKIKIDLNDETVWVQTGATLGQLYYAIAKKSKVHAFPSGVCFSIGTGGIISGGGIGALMRKFGLSADNVVDARVMDVNGKILDRKMNEDLFWAIRGGGGASFGVILAWKLKLVRIPVKLTVFTIRRKLEGNLNLLQKWENIAHQLPEDLLIRVIIQNAVSSGGNDTKKHVEFSFQAQYVGPVDTLIPLLKQYFPEFNLERKDCFQKTTSTGAEKECHEVSWIQSILYFYFRKLTDAPETLLEKSIPTKKSYDKGTSDFVKTPVPESGWEMIERLFLEEESPQMIFEPMGAKFDEISESEIPFPHRKGNLYNIQYLNYWSDNSETISSQKIGWMRKLYQEMEPYVSNSPRTAYLNYRDLDFGTNSEDYSYSKAKIWGQKYYSGNFERLAQVKSKVDPNNFFRNEQSIPPYSTN; encoded by the coding sequence atgggtaGCATTCAAATTCTCTTTGTTTTACTCTTTTTGGCTAAATGTCACTCCAAACAAGAAGACTTTCTTCTTTGTCTTTCCAAATACTCCAAAAACAACACTACACAAAACATTTACACCCCAAATTCTCCAACTTATTCATCTATCCTGGAATATGCCCAAAAAAAACCAAGATGGTTGAATTCTTCACATCCCAATTTCATTGCTTCCCCTAAAGAAGAATCAGAAATCAGGCCTATCATTCTTTGTAGTAAAAAAGTAGGCCTACAAATCAAGATCAAAAGCGGTGGTCACGACTATGAAGGCATATCTTATCGCTCTAAATCCCGGTTTGTTATGCTTGATTTAAGCAATCTTAACAAAATCAAGATTGATTTAAATGATGAAACAGTTTGGGTTCAAACAGGGGCGACCCTTGGCCAACTTTACTATGCAATTGCCAAGAAAAGTAAAGTTCATGCATTTCCAAGTGGTGTCTGTTTCAGTATTGGCACTGGTGGAATCATCAGTGGTGGTGGGATTGGCGCATTGATGAGGAAATTCGGCCTGTCAGCTGATAACGTTGTAGATGCACGTGTGATGGATGTGAATGGAAAAATTCTTGACAGGAAGATGAATGAAGATTTGTTTTGGGCGATAAGAGGAGGCGGAGGAGCAAGTTTCGGTGTTATTCTAGCATGGAAACTAAAATTGGTTCGTATTCCAGTGAAGCTTACTGTTTTCACGATTCGTAGGAAGTTAGAGGGTAACCTAAATCTCCTCCAAAAATGGGAAAACATAGCACATCAACTCCCTGAAGATTTGTTAATCAGAGTTATTATTCAAAATGCTGTGTCCTCTGGAGGAAATGATACAAAAAAGCATGTGGAATTCTCATTTCAGGCACAGTATGTTGGACCTGTTGATACGTTAATTCCTCTGCTTAAACAGTACTTCCCTGAGTTCAATTTGGAGCGAAAAGATTGCTTTCAAAAGACTACTAGTACTGGTGCGGAGAAAGAATGCCATGAAGTTTCCTGGATTCAGTCAATCTTATATTTCTATTTCAGAAAACTAACTGATGCCCCTGAAACATTGCTAGAAAAGAGTATTCCAACAAAGAAAAGTTACGACAAAGGGACGTCTGATTTTGTGAAGACTCCAGTTCCAGAAAGTGGTTGGGAAATGATAGAAAGACTGTTCTTGGAAGAAGAAAGTCCCCAGATGATCTTTGAGCCAATGGGTGCGAAATTTGATGAAATATCAGAATCCGAAATTCCATTCCCTCATAGAAAAGGGAATTTGTACAATATTCAGTACTTGAACTACTGGAGCGATAACAGTGAGACTATATCAAGCCAGAAGATAGGATGGATGAGGAAACTTTACCAGGAAATGGAGCCATATGTTTCAAATTCTCCAAGAACTGCTTATCTGAACTACAGGGACCTTGATTTTGGGACAAATTCAGAGGACTACAGCTATTCCAAGGCCAAAATATGGGGTCAAAAGTATTATAGTGGCAACTTTGAGAGATTGGCTCAAGTTAAGAGTAAGGTGGATCCCAACAATTTCTTCAGAAATGAACAAAGTATTCCACCTTATTCTACAAATTGA
- the LOC101265308 gene encoding berberine bridge enzyme-like 22, with product MASLQIFCVLLFSLFLAKCYYSKEEDFVQCLSKSPETNITQNIYTPGSPIYSSILEYAQKNPRWLNSSHPNFIASPKEESEIRPVILCSKKTGLQIKIKSGGHDYEGISFRSESPFVMLDLSNLNKIETDLNEETIWVQTGATLGQLYYAIAKKSKVHAFPGGVCFTVGTGGIISGGGLGALMRKFGLAADNVVDARVMDVNGKILERKMNEDLFWAIRGGGGASFGVILAWKLKLVRVPEKVTVFTIRRELEGNLTLLRKWENIAYQLSEDLFVRAFVQKGVFSGGNDTKNQVGFYFQGQYIGPVDKLIPLLNQYFPEFNLERKDCFQENITADAEKECLEVPWIRSVLYFSWRNPNDSLEVLLEKSIPTHKVYHKGTSDFVKIPIPESGWEMIEKLFREEERPQMVFEPLGGKMYEISESEIPFPHRKENLYTIQYFVSWDDNSESVSSEKIGWIRKLYKEMEPYVAKSPRSAYLNYRDFGLGTNSEDYSYSKAKIWGEKYFKGNFEKLAKVKSKVDPKNFFRSEQSVTPYQLSY from the coding sequence ATGGCTAGCCTTCAAATTTTCTGTGTTCTGCTCTTTTCACTCTTTTTGGCAAAATGTTACTACTCCAAAGAAGAAGATTTTGTCCAGTGTCTTTCTAAATCTCCTGAAACAAACATTACACAAAACATTTACACCCCAGGCTCCCCAATTTATTCATCTATCCTGGAATATGCCCAAAAAAATCCGAGATGGTTGAATTCTTCACATCCCAATTTCATTGCTTCCCCTAAGGAAGAATCAGAAATCAGGCCTGTCATTCTTTGTAGTAAAAAAACAGGCCTACAAATCAAGATCAAAAGCGGTGGTCACGATTATGAAGGCATATCTTTTCGCTCTGAATCCCCTTTTGTTATGCTTGATTTAAGCAATCTTAACAAAATCGAGACTGATTTAAATGAAGAAACAATTTGGGTTCAAACAGGGGCGACCCTTGGCCAACTTTACTATGCAATTGCCAAGAAAAGTAAAGTTCATGCATTTCCAGGCGGTGTCTGCTTTACTGTTGGCACTGGCGGAATCATCAGTGGTGGTGGGCTCGGTGCATTGATGAGGAAATTCGGCCTGGCAGCTGATAACGTTGTAGATGCACGTGTGATGGATGTGAATGGAAAAATTCTTGAACGAAAGATGAATGAAGATTTATTTTGGGCGATAAGAGGAGGTGGAGGAGCAAGTTTCGGTGTTATTCTAGCATGGAAACTAAAATTGGTTCGTGTTCCTGAAAAGGTTACTGTTTTCACGATTCGTAGGGAGTTAGAGGGTAACCTAACTCTCCTCCGAAAATGGGAAAACATAGCATATCAACTCTCTGAAGATTTATTTGTCAGGGCGTTTGTTCAAAAAGGGGTATTTTCAGGTGGAAATGATACCAAAAACCAAGTGGGATTTTATTTCCAGGGGCAATATATTGGGCCTGTTGACAAATTAATTCCTCTGCTCAATCAATACTTCCCTGAGTTTAATTTGGAGCGAAAAGATTGCTTCCAAGAGAATATTACTGCTGATGCAGAGAAAGAATGCCTGGAAGTTCCCTGGATCAGATCAGTGTTGTATTTCTCTTGGAGAAACCCAAATGATTCACTTGAAGTTTTGCTAGAGAAGAGTATTCCAACACACAAGGTTTATCACAAAGGAACATCTGATTTCGTGAAGATTCCAATTCCAGAAAGTGGTTGGGAAATGATAGAAAAATTGTTTCGGGAAGAAGAAAGACCTCAGATGGTTTTTGAGCCATTAGGTGgaaaaatgtatgaaatttCTGAATCTGAAATTCCTTTTCCTCATCGAAAGGAGAATTTGTATACTATCCAGTACTTTGTGAGCTGGGACGATAACAGTGAGAGCGTATCAAGCGAGAAAATAGGATGGATAAGGAAATTGTACAAGGAAATGGAGCCATATGTAGCAAAATCTCCAAGAAGTGCTTATCTAAATTACAGGGACTTTGGTCTAGGAACAAATTCAGAGGACTACAGCTATTCCAAGGCCAAAATATGGGGTGAAAAGTATTTCAAAGGCAATTTCGAGAAGCTGGCTAAAGTGAAGAGTAAAGTAGATCCAAAAAATTTCTTCAGAAGTGAACAAAGTGTAACACCTTATCAGTTATCATATTGA
- the LOC101246984 gene encoding zinc finger protein CONSTANS-LIKE 2, whose protein sequence is MKKCELCSSIARVYCESDQASLCWDCDARVHTANFLVAKHSRILLCNSCQSLTPWTGSGSKLGPTVSVCQKCFHRNNNDGADQHLNDHNDTEEEEDDDDDTEEDEDDGSSDGDNQVVPLSSSTSDQPNPPSLTSSSSSSEDSTNRFNRRSIIGFSPNRTEENIQSHYCGITRPKEKIERSSWRWR, encoded by the exons ATGAAGAAATGTGAGTTGTGCAGTTCCATAGCAAGAGTTTATTGTGAATCAGATCAAGCCAGTCTTTGTTGGGATTGTGATGCCAGAGTTCACACAGCCAATTTCCTTGTAGCTAAACATTCAAGGATTCTTCTCTGTAATTCTTGCCAATCACTTACCCCATGGACTGGCTCTGGCTCTAAGCTTGGTCCCACTGTTTCTGTTTGCCAGAAATGTTTTCACAGAAATAATAATGATGGCGCAGATCAACATCTTAATGATCATAATGATacggaagaagaagaagatgatgatgatgatacgGAAGAAGACGAAGATGATGGAAGCAGTGATGGTGATAATCAAGTTGTTCCTttatcttcttcaacttcagaTCAACCTAATCCTCCCTCATTGACTTCAAGCTCTTCTAGTAGTGAAGATTCCACTAACAGATTTAACAGAAGAAGTATAATTGGATTTTCACCTAACAGAACAGAGGAAAATATCCAATCCCATTATTGT gGCATTACAAGACCTAAAGAGAAGATAGAAAGGAGTTCATGGAGATGGAGATAA
- the LOC101246685 gene encoding berberine bridge enzyme-like 22: protein MGNLQILSLLIFSFFLSKCYSKQEDFVQCLSKYSKTNVTHNIYTPKSPTYSSILEYAQKNPRWMNSSHPIFIVSPTKESQIKPVIRCAKKLGLQMKIKSGGHDYEGISFRSKTPFVMLDLSNLNKIKIDLNEGTVWVQAGATLGQLYYAIAKKSNVHGFAGGVCFSIGTGGIISGGGLGTLMRKFGLAADNVVDARVIDVNGKILNKNKMNEDLFWAIRGGGGASFGVILAWKLKLVPVPEKVTVFNVYKRLEGNHNLLTKWESTAHQLPDKLLIRVIIQNDGTENDKYVEVIFQSLYLGPVDELIPLLKEKFPEFDLDKKDCFQEPVVDCSNRPCIKKECRESSWIGSVLYFYGRRTNESLEVLLEKSIPTQKNYFKATSDFVKTPVPESGWEMVEKMFLEEERPQMIMEPLGGILDEISESEIPFPHRKGNLYNIQYLVNWGDNSESISSQKIRWMRKLYKKMEPYVAKSPRSAYLNYRDLDFGTNSEDYSYSKAKKWGEKYYSGNFERLAKVKSEVDPKNFFRYEQSIPPYHTDS, encoded by the coding sequence atgggTAACCTTCAAATCCTCTCTCTTTTaatcttttccttctttttgtCAAAATGTTACTCCAAACAAGAAGATTTTGTTCAGTGTCTTTCTAAATACTCTAAAACCAACGTTACACACAACATTTACACCCCAAAATCTCCAACCTATTCATCTATCTTAGAATATGCTCAAAAAAATCCTAGATGGATGAATTCTTCACATCCCATTTTCATTGTTTCCCCTACAAAAGAATCACAAATCAAGCCGGTTATTCGCTGTGCAAAAAAACTAGGGTtgcaaatgaaaataaaaagtggTGGCCATGACTATGAAGGCATATCTTTTCGCTCTAAAACCCCTTTTGTTATGCTTGATTTAAGCAATCTTAACAAAATCAAGATTGATTTAAATGAAGGAACAGTTTGGGTTCAAGCAGGGGCAACCCTCGGCCAGCTTTACTATGCAATTGCTAAAAAAAGTAATGTGCATGGTTTTGCTGGAGGTGTTTGTTTCAGTATTGGCACTGGAGGGATTATTAGTGGTGGAGGGTTAGGtactttgatgagaaaattCGGGCTTGCAGCTGATAATGTTGTAGATGCTCGCGTAATAGATGTAAATGGAAAAATTCTTaataagaacaaaatgaatgaaGATCTGTTTTGGGCAATAAGAGGAGGTGGAGGAGCAAGTTTTGGTGTTATTTTAGCATGGAAACTCAAACTTGTTCCTGTCCCGGAGAAAGTTACTGTTTTCAATGTTTACAAGAGGTTAGAGGGTAACCACAATCTCCTCACAAAATGGGAAAGCACCGCGCATCAATTACCTGATAAATTACTTATCAGAGTAATTATACAAAATGATGGAacagagaatgacaagtacgtTGAAGTAATCTTTCAATCACTATACCTCGGACCTGTTGATGAGTTAATTCCATTGCTCAAAGAAAAATTCCCTGAATTTGATTTGGACAAAAAGGATTGCTTCCAAGAGCCTGTTGTGGATTGTAGTAACAGGCCTTGTATTAAGAAAGAATGTCGCGAATCTTCCTGGATTGGATCAGTCCTGTATTTCTATGGTAGGAGAACAAATGAATCACTTGAAGTTCTGCTAGAAAAGAGTATTCCAACACAGAAGAATTATTTCAAAGCCACATCTGATTTTGTGAAGACTCCAGTTCCGGAAAGTGGTTGGGAAATGGTTGAAAAAATGTTTTTGGAAGAAGAAAGACCTCAGATGATAATGGAGCCATTAGGTGGGATATTAGATGAAATATCAGAATCTGAAATTCCATTCCCTCATAGAAAGGGGAATTTGTATAATATTCAGTACTTGGTGAACTGGGGCGATAACAGCGAGAGTATATCAAGCCAGAAGATAAGATGGATGAGGAAACTTTACAAGAAAATGGAGCCATATGTTGCAAAATCACCAAGAAGTGCTTATCTGAACTATAGGGATCTTGATTTTGGAACAAATTCAGAGGACTATAGTTATTCCAAGGCTAAAAAATGGGGTGAAAAGTATTACAGTGGAAACTTTGAGAGATTGGCTAAAGTGAAGAGTGAGGTAGATCCCAAAAATTTCTTCAGATATGAACAAAGCATTCCACCTTATCACACTGATAGCTGA